A window of the Brassica napus cultivar Da-Ae chromosome C5, Da-Ae, whole genome shotgun sequence genome harbors these coding sequences:
- the LOC106401555 gene encoding UPF0725 protein At1g02770, whose product MGGRWRRKKKQELLVVGSEYRERRRSYWLWAKKIKSEEEIIRKRKDAETAELWRKVRETDGFDMGELRDHRDWGMHEFSGGKDCLLVVQLYAKVGLHRYNVLEGTNLQLHEIEKYNREGTYMPARYYITLLAAEEDPSATPASLVTFQTELYERKCCTLNLTCLIARLKGTKSTGNMGRHFRDDRDLPEWPDDKCSSRFLYEVMESEWEENDWIGLYLQVAIVTTDRRDYTYKPNLSGLKILNVVVETEENLPKETLLKCFPSVVVYISYDQDLGADNGVCKRRAIVRRTVDLISKCFCLVGDTLPLP is encoded by the exons atgggtGGACGgtggaggagaaagaagaagcagGAGCTGTTGGTTGTTGGTAGTGAGTATCGTGAGCGGAGACGTTCATATTGGCTCTGGGCGAAGAAGATAAAGTCTGAGGAGGAGATTATCCGAAAAAGAAAAGATGCCGAGACGGCTGAGCTTTGGCGTAAAGTGCGGGAAACAgat GGGTTCGATATGGGTGAACTGAGGGATCATCGTGATTGGGGAATGCATGAGTTCTCTGGAGGGAAAGATTGTCTCCTTGTAGTGCAGCTTTATGCAAAGGTCGGCCTTCACCGCTACAATGTTTTAGAGGGGACCAATCTGCAGCTTCAcgaaatagagaaatacaataGAGAGGGTACGTACATGCCTGCCCGTTATTATATAACTTTGCTTGCAGCAGAGGAGGATCCATCAGCTACACCCGCGTCCCTTGTTACTTTCCAGACTGAGCTTTACGAAAGAAAGTGCTGCACTCTGAATCTCACTTGCCTTATCGCCAGACTTAAAG GGACTAAGTCTACAGGAAATATGGGTCGTCATTTCCGCGACGATAGGGACTTGCCTGAGTGGCCTGATGATAAATGTAGTAGTCGATTTTTATATGAGGTGATGGAATCTGAGTGGGAAGAAAACGACTGGATTGGTCTATACTTGCAAGTTGCTATCGTTACCACGGATAGGCGAGACTACACATATAAA CCCAACCTGTCCGGTTTGAAGATTTTGAACGTGGTGGTAGAAACTGAGGAAAATCTGCCCAAAGAGACTCTACTCAAGTGTTTTCCAAGTGTCGTAGTCTACATAAGTTATGATCAGGACCTGGGAGCTGATAAT